One Nocardioides luti DNA window includes the following coding sequences:
- the mfd gene encoding transcription-repair coupling factor, whose product MSLTGLADAVLDDPTMAGALADAGGGRVRALDLTGPEALRPFVVAGLVRAGRSVLAVTATAREAEDLVAALADLVDPDTVVEYPSWETLPHERLSPRSDTVGRRLAVLRRLCHPGTDAANGPVRVVVAPVRSLLQPQVKGLGDLEPVELVPGGTAPLDDVVRRLADAAYSRVDLVEKRGEFAVRGGIVDVFPPTDEHPLRVEFWGDEVEEIRTFSVADQRTLDKVERLWAPPCRELLLTEEVRERAAELGRAHPNLLELTDKIAAGIAVEGMESLAPVLVDDMELLIDLMPGDTHVLVLDPERARSRAHDLVATSEEFLGASWAAAAGGGTAPIDLGPASYRSLADVRERSLEQDKPWWTMSPFGIDDDGAAPAAPLHDELGDVVSAGIDVQVGAVPSRSLPAKPAEAYRGDIERAIGDIEQWVRDGYRIAVVHPGHGPAQRMVEALGERDVAARLVEPDDLTLDPLVVTVTCGALDHGFVDEVNRIVLLTGDDLSGQKSSTRDMRKMPARRKRQIDPLELAAGDYVVHEGHGVGRFVEMKQREVGGATREYLVLEYGASKRGGPPDRLYVPADALDQVTRYVGGEQPSLDRLGGGDWTKRKSRARKAVREIAAELIKLYAARQATQGYAFGPDSPWQRELEDAFPFNETPDQLSTVDEVKGDMMRTVPMDRLVCGDVGYGKTEIAVRAAFKAVQDGKQVAVLVPTTLLVTQHFSTFAERMSGFPVNLKPLSRFQSDKEAKEVLAGLADGTVDIVIGTHRLLNPDIRIKDLGLIIVDEEQRFGVEHKEQMKRLRTSVDVLAMSATPIPRTLEMAVTGIREMSTITTPPEERHPVLTYVGAYEDRQIVAAVRRELLREGQVFYIHNRVNSIEKAAQKIKELVPEARVATAHGQMGEHQLEQVMLGFWEKEFDVLVCTTIVESGLDVSNANTMIIERADTLGLSQLHQLRGRVGRSRERAYAYFLYPAEKPLTETAHERLATLAQHSDLGGGMAIAMKDLEIRGAGNLLGGEQSGHIADVGFDLYVRLVGEAVNEFKGGGVDEELKEVRIELPVDAHLPHGYIPSERLRLEMYKRLAEVRADEDVDLINEELLDRYGEPPQEVASLLLVARFRARARRAGIGEVTIAGKNVRFAPVSLPESRAVRLARMYPRAIVKPQVDTILVPRPQTAVVGGKPIAGVALLEWARGVIDQVIDPADAQPSKESS is encoded by the coding sequence GTGAGCCTCACCGGCCTCGCCGACGCCGTCCTCGACGACCCCACGATGGCGGGTGCCCTCGCCGACGCCGGAGGTGGCCGGGTCCGCGCGCTCGACCTCACCGGGCCCGAGGCCCTGCGCCCGTTCGTCGTCGCCGGCCTCGTGCGCGCCGGGCGCAGCGTCCTCGCCGTCACGGCCACGGCCCGCGAGGCCGAGGACCTGGTGGCCGCGCTCGCGGACCTCGTCGACCCGGACACGGTGGTGGAGTACCCCTCCTGGGAGACCCTCCCGCACGAGCGGCTCAGCCCCCGCAGCGACACCGTCGGGCGCCGCCTCGCGGTGCTGCGGCGGCTCTGCCACCCGGGCACCGACGCCGCCAACGGCCCGGTCCGCGTGGTCGTCGCGCCGGTCCGCTCGCTGCTGCAGCCGCAGGTCAAGGGCCTCGGCGACCTCGAGCCGGTCGAGCTGGTCCCGGGCGGCACCGCCCCCCTCGACGACGTCGTACGACGGCTGGCGGACGCGGCCTACTCGCGCGTCGACCTGGTGGAGAAGCGCGGTGAGTTCGCCGTCCGCGGTGGCATCGTCGACGTCTTCCCGCCGACCGACGAGCACCCGCTGCGCGTGGAGTTCTGGGGCGACGAGGTCGAGGAGATCCGCACCTTCTCGGTGGCCGACCAGCGCACCCTCGACAAGGTCGAGCGGCTCTGGGCGCCCCCGTGCCGCGAGCTGCTGCTGACCGAGGAGGTCCGCGAGCGCGCCGCCGAGCTGGGTCGGGCCCACCCGAACCTGCTCGAGCTGACCGACAAGATCGCCGCCGGCATCGCCGTCGAGGGCATGGAGTCGCTGGCCCCGGTGCTCGTCGACGACATGGAGCTGCTGATCGACCTGATGCCGGGCGACACCCACGTGCTGGTCCTCGACCCCGAGCGCGCGCGCAGCCGCGCGCACGACCTGGTCGCCACCAGCGAGGAGTTCCTCGGCGCGAGCTGGGCGGCCGCCGCCGGGGGAGGCACCGCCCCGATCGACCTCGGCCCCGCGTCGTACCGCTCCCTGGCCGACGTGCGCGAGCGCAGCCTCGAGCAGGACAAGCCGTGGTGGACGATGAGCCCGTTCGGCATCGACGACGACGGCGCGGCGCCCGCCGCGCCGCTGCACGACGAGCTCGGCGACGTCGTGAGCGCGGGGATCGACGTCCAGGTCGGTGCCGTGCCGAGCCGCAGCCTGCCCGCCAAGCCCGCCGAGGCCTACCGCGGCGACATCGAGCGCGCGATCGGCGACATCGAGCAGTGGGTGAGGGACGGCTACCGGATCGCGGTCGTCCACCCGGGCCACGGCCCCGCGCAGCGGATGGTCGAGGCGCTGGGGGAGCGCGACGTCGCGGCCCGCCTCGTCGAGCCCGACGACCTCACCCTCGACCCGCTGGTCGTCACCGTCACCTGCGGTGCCCTCGACCACGGGTTCGTCGACGAGGTGAACCGGATCGTGCTGCTCACCGGCGACGACCTGTCGGGGCAGAAGTCCTCCACGCGCGACATGCGCAAGATGCCGGCGCGCCGCAAGCGCCAGATCGACCCGCTCGAGCTCGCGGCCGGCGACTACGTCGTCCACGAGGGTCACGGCGTCGGCCGGTTCGTCGAGATGAAGCAGCGCGAGGTCGGCGGCGCCACCCGCGAGTACCTCGTCCTCGAGTACGGCGCCTCCAAGCGCGGCGGCCCGCCCGACCGCCTCTACGTGCCGGCGGACGCGCTGGACCAGGTCACGCGGTACGTCGGCGGCGAGCAGCCCTCGCTGGACCGCCTCGGCGGCGGCGACTGGACCAAGCGCAAGAGCCGCGCCCGCAAGGCGGTCCGCGAGATCGCGGCCGAGCTGATCAAGCTGTACGCCGCCCGGCAGGCCACCCAGGGCTACGCGTTCGGCCCGGACAGCCCGTGGCAGCGCGAGCTCGAGGACGCCTTCCCCTTCAACGAGACCCCGGACCAGCTCAGCACGGTCGACGAGGTCAAGGGCGACATGATGCGGACCGTCCCGATGGACCGGCTGGTCTGCGGCGACGTCGGCTACGGCAAGACCGAGATCGCGGTGCGGGCGGCCTTCAAGGCGGTCCAGGACGGCAAGCAGGTCGCCGTGCTCGTCCCGACGACGCTGCTCGTCACCCAGCACTTCTCGACCTTCGCCGAGCGGATGAGCGGCTTCCCCGTGAACCTCAAGCCGCTCTCGCGCTTCCAGAGCGACAAGGAGGCCAAGGAGGTCCTCGCCGGGCTCGCCGACGGCACCGTCGACATCGTGATCGGCACCCACCGGCTGCTCAACCCCGACATCCGGATCAAGGACCTCGGCCTGATCATCGTCGACGAGGAGCAGCGCTTCGGCGTCGAGCACAAGGAGCAGATGAAGCGGCTGCGGACGTCGGTCGACGTGCTCGCGATGAGCGCGACGCCGATCCCGCGGACCCTCGAGATGGCGGTGACCGGCATCCGCGAGATGTCGACGATCACGACCCCGCCGGAGGAGCGCCACCCCGTGCTGACCTACGTCGGCGCCTACGAGGACCGGCAGATCGTGGCCGCCGTACGCCGTGAGCTGCTCCGCGAGGGCCAGGTCTTCTACATCCACAACCGGGTGAACTCCATCGAGAAGGCCGCCCAGAAGATCAAGGAGCTGGTGCCCGAGGCGCGGGTCGCGACCGCGCACGGGCAGATGGGCGAGCACCAGCTCGAGCAGGTGATGCTCGGCTTCTGGGAGAAGGAGTTCGACGTCCTCGTCTGCACGACGATCGTCGAGTCCGGGCTCGACGTCTCCAACGCCAACACGATGATCATCGAGCGCGCCGACACCCTCGGCCTGAGCCAGCTGCACCAGCTGCGCGGCCGGGTCGGGCGCTCGCGGGAGCGGGCGTACGCCTACTTCCTCTACCCCGCCGAGAAGCCGCTCACCGAGACCGCGCACGAGCGGCTCGCGACGCTGGCGCAGCACTCCGACCTCGGCGGCGGCATGGCGATCGCGATGAAGGACCTCGAGATCCGCGGGGCCGGCAACCTGCTCGGCGGCGAGCAGTCCGGCCACATCGCCGACGTCGGCTTCGACCTCTACGTCCGGCTCGTGGGCGAGGCCGTCAACGAGTTCAAGGGTGGCGGCGTCGACGAGGAGCTCAAGGAGGTCCGCATCGAGCTGCCGGTCGACGCGCACCTGCCGCACGGCTACATCCCCAGCGAGCGGCTGCGCCTGGAGATGTACAAGCGCCTGGCCGAGGTCCGCGCCGACGAGGACGTCGACCTCATCAACGAGGAGCTGCTGGACCGGTACGGCGAGCCGCCGCAGGAGGTCGCCTCGCTGCTCCTGGTCGCCCGCTTCCGGGCCCGCGCCCGCCGGGCCGGCATCGGCGAGGTCACGATCGCGGGCAAGAACGTCCGCTTCGCGCCGGTCTCGCTGCCGGAGTCGCGTGCCGTGCGCCTGGCCCGGATGTACCCCCGCGCCATCGTCAAGCCGCAGGTCGACACGATCCTGGTGCCGCGCCCGCAGACCGCCGTGGTGGGGGGAAAGCCCATCGCGGGCGTGGCTTTGCTTGAATGGGCCCGGGGCGTCATCGACCAGGTGATCGACCCCGCCGACGCGCAGCCCTCCAAGGAGTCCTCGTGA
- a CDS encoding transglycosylase SLT domain-containing protein, with protein sequence MIRLLLALVCATTLSGCSADDAEPRAGGDPGAGSSASSTPSPGADRPTRPSGPGAVAESLTRAEQAIADPATDDRALTAAARQQQVSYRTWSDHPGWDRRVLAAVPATLRPLVRDNLAARRSLRSIYPTSDADLPTTLPAWRIDPPDPLPALVADYRLAQRRTGVDWRLLAAINFVETDFGRITGDSEAGAQGPMQFIPATWESYGAGGDIRDPHDAILAAGRLLAANGFADDPFAALHHYNNSDGYVRAVLVLADILREHPRELRGWHEWQIYYLTHRGPVLLPEGYDADRPVPVDRWLRQHPAS encoded by the coding sequence GTGATCCGCCTGCTGCTCGCTCTCGTCTGCGCGACGACCCTCAGCGGCTGCAGCGCCGACGACGCGGAGCCTCGCGCCGGCGGTGACCCGGGCGCCGGCTCGTCCGCGTCGTCGACGCCCTCCCCCGGCGCCGACCGTCCGACCCGCCCCTCCGGCCCCGGCGCCGTCGCCGAGTCCCTGACCCGGGCCGAGCAGGCGATCGCCGACCCGGCCACCGACGACCGGGCGCTGACCGCGGCCGCGCGCCAGCAGCAGGTGAGCTACCGGACGTGGAGCGACCACCCGGGCTGGGACCGGCGCGTGCTGGCCGCCGTCCCCGCGACGCTGCGGCCGCTCGTGCGCGACAACCTGGCGGCGCGCCGTTCGCTGCGCTCGATCTACCCCACCTCCGACGCCGACCTGCCGACCACGCTCCCGGCCTGGCGCATCGACCCGCCCGACCCGCTGCCCGCCCTGGTCGCGGACTACCGCCTGGCCCAGCGCCGCACCGGCGTCGACTGGCGGCTGCTGGCCGCGATCAACTTCGTCGAGACCGACTTCGGCCGGATCACCGGCGACTCCGAGGCGGGCGCCCAGGGCCCGATGCAGTTCATCCCCGCCACGTGGGAGTCGTACGGCGCCGGCGGCGACATCCGCGACCCGCACGACGCGATCCTGGCGGCCGGCCGGCTGCTCGCGGCCAACGGCTTCGCGGACGACCCGTTCGCGGCGCTGCACCACTACAACAACTCCGACGGCTACGTCCGCGCCGTCCTCGTGCTCGCCGACATCCTGCGCGAGCACCCGCGCGAGCTGCGCGGCTGGCACGAGTGGCAGATCTACTACCTGACCCACCGCGGGCCGGTGCTGCTGCCCGAGGGGTACGACGCCGATCGGCCGGTCCCGGTCGACCGCTGGCTCCGCCAGCACCCCGCCAGCTGA
- a CDS encoding lytic murein transglycosylase — translation MTAPRLIGVLALMLVAVSGLGYLASQTLMARPPLVPGDLPAYVAAPVPARTTPSVAPGQPLGRPRVDPNWLARTATRTGIPPTALRAYAVAQLSDAGGCDVGWTTLAGVGWVESQHGTLGGRTLRPGGRSSTPILGPALDGRRFAAIRSTPGSQAWHGDPRWEHAVGPMQFLPGTWATWATDGDGDGRTSPLDLDDAAAATARYLCADGHDLTTGDGWAAAIFSYNHDQAYVDAVHAAAVTYAQRAG, via the coding sequence GTGACGGCACCTCGCCTCATCGGGGTGCTGGCGCTCATGCTGGTCGCCGTCTCCGGGCTCGGCTACCTCGCCTCGCAGACGCTGATGGCGCGGCCGCCGCTGGTGCCGGGCGACCTGCCGGCGTACGTCGCCGCGCCGGTGCCCGCCCGCACCACCCCCTCGGTGGCGCCCGGCCAGCCGCTCGGCCGGCCGCGCGTCGACCCGAACTGGCTCGCGCGCACCGCGACCAGGACCGGCATCCCGCCCACGGCCCTGCGGGCGTACGCCGTCGCGCAGCTGTCCGACGCGGGCGGCTGCGACGTCGGGTGGACCACCCTGGCCGGCGTCGGCTGGGTCGAGTCGCAGCACGGCACCCTCGGCGGCCGCACCCTGCGGCCCGGCGGCCGCTCGTCGACCCCGATCCTCGGGCCGGCCCTCGACGGGCGGAGGTTCGCCGCCATCCGCTCGACCCCCGGGTCGCAGGCCTGGCACGGCGACCCGCGCTGGGAGCACGCCGTCGGCCCCATGCAGTTCCTCCCCGGCACCTGGGCGACCTGGGCCACCGACGGAGACGGCGACGGGCGCACGAGCCCGCTCGACCTCGACGACGCCGCGGCGGCGACCGCGCGCTACCTCTGCGCCGACGGCCACGACCTCACCACCGGCGACGGCTGGGCGGCCGCGATCTTCTCCTACAACCACGACCAGGCCTACGTCGACGCCGTGCACGCCGCCGCGGTCACCTACGCCCAGCGCGCCGGCTGA